One Ranitomeya imitator isolate aRanImi1 chromosome 1, aRanImi1.pri, whole genome shotgun sequence DNA window includes the following coding sequences:
- the LOC138657413 gene encoding vomeronasal type-2 receptor 26-like, with translation MCCTIYLHELWSRKTTLLVIGARTDNRSCIRCPRDQWPNGNNQCAPKETEFLSYTDDSITLIITLIVIFLFLKTSFILGIFTLFRDTPVVKASNQSLSFLLLVSIMLSFLCIFLFLDHPTRVTCMLRQTLFGIIFSVAISSILAKTIMVYSAFKASKPGRNCRKCIGVKITNCLVFVCSFTQVVLCIIWLSTVPPFPENNFDLYEDKIVLQCNEGSIVAFSIILGYIGILAAVSFLVAFLARNLPDSFNEAKYITFSMLVVCSVWVAFIPAYLSVTGKSSVLVEIFAILSSSVGILACIFYPKCYIIILRPDLNSKDNLLKRKA, from the exons atgtgctgcaccatcTACTTGCATGAGCTATGGAGCAGGAAGACAACGCTGCTTGTTATTGGAGCAAGGACAG ACAATCGATCATGCATCAGGTGTCCAAGAGACCAGTGGCCAAATGGCAACAATCAATGTGCACCAAAGGAGACAGAATTTTTATCATATACCGATGACTCAATAACTCTTATAATCACTCTCATTGTTATTTTTCTTTTCCTCAAAACTTCATTTATCTTGGGAATCTTCACTTTATTTAGAGATACTCCAGTCGTAAAAGCATCTAACCAAAGCCTAAGCTTCCTCCTACTTGTCTCCATTATGTTAAGCTTCCTCTGTATATTTTTGTTCCTTGATCATCCTACCAGAGTCACCTGTATGCTTCGTCAGACTTTATTTGGGATAATCTTCTCAGTAGCCATCTCTTCTATTCTGGCTAAGACAATTATGGTCTACTCGGCCTTCAAAGCTTCCAAGCCTGGGAGAAATTGTCGAAAATGTATTGGAGTAAAAATCACCAACTGTTTAGTCTTTGTTTGTTCATTTACCCAAGTTGTACTTTGCATTATCTGGTTATCTACTGTTCCGCCATTTCCAGAAAACAACTTTGACTTGTATGAGGACAAAATTGTTCTTCAGTGTAATGAAGGCTCAATAGTAGCATTTTCCATAATTCTGGGTTATATTGGTATTCTTGCTGCAGTGAGTTTCTTGGTTGCTTTCCTGGCGAGAAATTTGCCAGATAGCTTTAATGAAGCTAAATACATCACTTTCAGCATGTTGGTTGTCTGCAGCGTCTGGGTGGCTTTTATTCCGGCCTATTTAAGTGTAACTGGAAAAAGTTCAGTTCTTGTAGAGATATTTGCTATATTGTCTTCGAGTGTTGGCATTTTGGCCTGTATATTTTACCCTAAATGTTATATTATTATCCTGAGACCGGACTTAAATTCCAAGGACAATTTGTTAAAAAGAAAAGCCTAA